The following proteins come from a genomic window of Athalia rosae chromosome 1, iyAthRosa1.1, whole genome shotgun sequence:
- the LOC105684187 gene encoding uncharacterized protein LOC105684187 isoform X3 yields the protein MNCCGRSVAKKKKPNSSNMGLTVTEDTPADMLAGNMELLVQLPPRSDNDYDDDYEEEEEALHHQHHRNHRDRHHNHHHNNGHHPRRATTNGINARRVTVARSTPMMDLLVQVATSQKLSASSYTLEAIGEHGLVLTHHPNTPIGALDALQVKLLPKQGTFAPVKTRHANQPFEPTFRLQVHLPRNQLYVSRVSSRMNLGKILEEVCREKNLDRSNYELCHPANLEEKLDLSLSLQDYHLQEVTLCPKRRSLGSSLSSQDIMALQRQEERRRQDARHTVFGFAFKKSKESSVSTDSLGERSISPARSDGTGRSASPLQVPTAPPTRPQRKRRPAPKPPIQQEQHPDLDNGAKETGKEREIEKEKIVVISHSRNSSDSSGYHEASVLSDNLDSNIRIPETLPRRSKAQPQPLEPPPRTLAESSQASKSLGNLAFVPTNNRASIARGTSNTSLVSTGLRKKKAAPAPPQPRPLSSAISTQALERIVDSEESLTSGGDSPPAKASSDVAATCRPSLVTSQSLSSDDSEPITVTISKMETENNDVANPPSPEVLKKEETGVVEKPTPKKRSTVVQPFVAIAETGDQFDVAETATEIVTHNVEPARDRKRAGEPVPVPKPRNKLVTTNTPISESPKVQPSRQLEVVPIIDKSPLHKVIIEPPATNTRDLHVESTHRLTVGSDNKIDEREELRRNSLTTNDIERSVGPSKIVAKETDRSREMISDTYGEHNDRETSRRHGANQPPKKPRRKTVGTPDPVIEEKLMPKVDVTEKQVPRISGVPNVIIQSWDSTVNRTVTGKRVSKKFAQLQKKFEEPLHSLPIYLTNDIKRSCAVISTIPKCDHFEKNASPSIDEKKDSSLGLPFGTRAGKLIWDSSYQREDQRSAGKTVKITNVTGDELELEDISLEMFEESKRPRDRSKLLRSNSVLNDYEINTFENSGRALTSKSVDFTFALNPNLSRNISDLSTDSYPHKYSKKYYSEDDGIASEDINRGWKSSTATNFPPFFRRGISWDRRQMVLPAGGEEYEAGEDVWTVGESAPTANDGRNDLTAPITDAEATSELLKKVSDTLSGSSRSPAVALISTSGNVSPKEQQQIKVCVDAPGESKIRINQPQTIADDNLTRRDVTNSSEKSLDEKTIESNVADDPGRTEIEDSLRDSVQNESLAAAETTDWEYQLPEPPTAFRDTEDNENRKGSSTISLEKRSADVESTDSAVNTDTEISNNAVSSTSDEKTKSRKNDEVSATRSPKTSTSVNEAINSDTNFQTRTLDSATLERGRVSRSRPVKPLGDSAARRPSHAVSTPSVAPVDNPLSNFTITTYSRPKPVEILNEIEQRDDELQPGILGRKGSAGQTELFAAVPQQNRRHTATAIFVTKNASQSSKTYMTLPRNEKSAQPEIPPKKIEPAEGEVMKEIDDQQVQINSDANNTNVSRSNVRISIVTKPRPRANTLTDIVLSKNQTFDVINGNETVGSSEEQRKDSAPESYDKSSQSGESILNKQETPDKEKQLQSLEILKSISPQLDDARKTSRDDGMSENTDSVTSKETRSQNDVKNEPPTDENPKNSVPATVENTKPSEPKMKRYTYSGPPAIDLGSWSERSRTKVQIKPDSDYKFEKSKSPEIITPAQTTPAPIIRESPSNAGPKIGTTSVIIQNETPTPVFPVQPVGITAAKNSRFERDRAAEIDNRDRKESNELAKTLIARTTATGFTRRPVSAVFEPSGVSTLTRLRKKEPEEEKVVGAQGRLHNQTPEKDEIDSTPINFKQLKETFGKEQLTNSQSRPNYGTYGRPKSEYNTSGSAVRRDSNVVLSNGESEKVAPVSNYSTLQRISTIGPARVMSGAENTKVHEKPSSISSQEKRNFVVSTNRLGYNQVSEATGPGGVRRTSRGNLMPVVKGFKVTTLEGEGAATLPNNKDKQPNNYGRVAIGDISNGNYVATHNGLKKTVVQIRGDDFTNGIPKPPPTMPVITGVTLKSTNANNSRPKSIGGQADPRSELLEAIKGFGGTSQLRRVPRRSMNISGIQI from the exons TGAATTGCTGCGGACGGAGTGtcgcgaagaagaaaaaaccaaattcgtcAAATATGGGATTAACCGTGACCGAAGATACACCGGCAGATATGCTCGCGGGGAACATGGAACTCTTGGTTCAACTGCCGCCGAGAAGCGACAACGATTACGACGACGATtacgaagaggaggaagaagccCTCCACCATCAGCACCATCGAAATCACAGAGACCGCCATCACAACCATCATCACAACAACGGACATCACCCCCGGAGAGCTACGACCAACGGAATCAATGCCAGAAGGGTAACCGTTGCCAGAAG CACACCCATGATGGACCTACTGGTGCAAGTTGCAACCTCGCAAAAATTATCAGCTTCTAGTTACACCCTCGAAGCTATCGGCGAACACGGTTTGGTACTTACGCATCATCCTAACACACCGATCGGTGCACTGGACGCTTTACAAGTGAAACTTTTACCGAAACAAGGAACATTCGCACCTGTTAAAACTAGACACGCGAATCAACCGTTCGAACCCACATTCAGATTGCAG GTTCATCTACCTAGAAATCAGTTGTACGTATCGAGGGTCAGTTCAAGGATGAATCttggaaaaattctggaaGAAGTGTGCcgggagaaaaatttggaCCGGAGTAACTACGAACTCTGTCATCCAG CGAACCTCGAAGAAAAGTTGGATTTATCCCTCTCGCTCCAGGATTACCACCTTCAGGAGGTGACGTTGTGTCCGAAACGTCGTTCTCTCGGTTCTTCGTTGAGTTCCCAGGACATAATGGCACTGCAACGTCAGGAGGAAAGGAGGAGGCAGGATGCGCGACACACCGTGTTCGGATTCGCGTTCAAAAAATCTAAAGAGAGTTCGGTGAGCACCGACAGCCTGGGGGAACGGAGCATTTCACCGGCGCGTAGCGACGGTACCGGAAGAAGCGCGAGTCCTCTGCAGGTGCCGACCGCCCCCCCCACAAGGCCGCAACGAAAAAGACGACCCGCGCCAAAACCTCCCATTCAACAAGAGCAACACCCCGACCTCGACAACGGTGCGAAGGAAACTGGAAAGGAGAGGGAAATtgagaaggagaaaattgTCGTCATAAGTCACAGTCGGAATAGTAGCGACAGTTCCGGATACCACGAGGCGTCTGTACTCAGCGACAATCTCGATTcgaacatacgtataccggaAACTCTGCCGAGAAGGAGTAAGGCTCAACCGCAACCCCTGGAACCCCCGCCGAGAACTTTGGCGGAGTCTTCACAAGCCAGTAAAAGTCTTGGAAATTTAGCGTTCGTACCGACGAACAACAGAGCGAGCATCGCACGGGGAACCAGTAATACCTCGCTAGTTTCCACAG gtttgcgaaagaaaaaagctgcTCCAGCCCCTCCGCAGCCGAGGCCTCTGTCTTCGGCAATTTCCACGCAAGCTCTGGAGCGTATCGTGGACTCGGAAGAGTCCTTGACTTCTGGAGGGGATTCTCCTCCGGCAAAAGCCTCTTCAGACGTCGCTGCTACTTGCAGACCGAGCCTTGTTACCAGTCAGAGTTTAAGTAGCGATGATTCCGAGCCAATTACCGTAACCATATCGAAGATGGAAACGGAGAACAACGACGTCGCGAATCCGCCGAGTCctgaagttttgaaaaaagaagaaacgggcGTCGTTGAGAAGCCAACGCCGAAGAAACGTTCCACAGTCGTGCAGCCTTTTGTCGCTATAGCGGAGACCGGAGACCAGTTTGACGTTGCTGAGACAGCCACAGAAATCGTTACGCATAACGTAGAGCCCGCTAGAGATCGTAAACGAG CAGGAGAGCCCGTTCCTGTTCCGAAGCCTCGTAATAAGTTGGTAACCACTAACACACCCATATCCGAGTCTCCCAAAGTACAGCCATCGAGGCAGCTTGAGGTAGTACCAATAATTGATAAATCGCCCTTGCACAAAGTAATAATTGAACCTCCAGCTACGAATACTCGAGATCTGCACGTAGAAAGCACCCACAGACTTACCGTTGGTAGCGATAACAAAATTGACGAACGCGAAGAACTTCGCCGAAATTCTCTGACAACGAACGATATCGAGCGGTCGGTCGGACCGTCGAAAATCGTTGCAAAGGAAACCGATCGCAGCCGGGAGATGATTTCTGATACTTATGGCGAACATAACGATCGTGAAACGTCTCGACGTCACGGTGCGAATCAACCACCGAAAAAACCCAGGCGCAAGACCGTGGGGACCCCGGATCCGGTTATCGAGGAAAAATTAATGCCGAAAGTGGACGTAACGGAAAAGCAAGTTCCCCGAATCAGTGGAGTTCCCAATGTGATCATACAATCTTGGGATTCAACGGTGAACCGAACGGTCACTGGTAAACGGGTGTCAAAGAAGTTCGCGCAACTGCAGAAAAAGTTTGAAGAGCCCCTGCATAGTCTTCCGATTTATCTGACGAATGATATCAAAAGATCTTGCGCCGTCATATCGACCATACCGAAGTGCGATCATTTCGAAAAGAATGCGTCGCCGAGTATTGACGAGAAGAAAGATTCGAGCCTCGGACTTCCCTTCGGGACGCGGGCGGGAAAGTTGATTTGGGATAGCAGCTACCAACGGGAGGATCAAAGGAGTGCGGGTAAAACTGTCAAGATTACGAATGTGACCGGCGACGAGTTGGAGCTCGAAGATATATCGTTAGAAATGTTCGAAGAATCGAAACGCCCTCGAGATCGGTCTAAGCTTCTGAGAAGCAATTCCGTGCTGAACGACTACGAGATAAATACTTTCGAAAACAGTGGAAGAGCCCTGACGTCGAAATCGGTAGATTTCACATTCGCCCTGAACCCCAACTTGAGCAGGAATATATCGGACCTTTCGACCGACTCTTATCCTCACAAATATTCAAAGAAATACTACAGCGAGGACGACGGCATCGCGTCGGAAGATATCAACAGAGGATGGAAATCATCCACGGCAACGAACTTTCCGCCGTTTTTCAGACGTGGTATATCCTGGGACAGGCGACAGATGGTTTTGCCTGCAGGAGGTGAAGAATACGAGGCTGGGGAAGACGTTTGGACTGTGGGGGAATCAG CGCCGACTGCAAACGACGGGCGTAACGATTTGACCGCACCGATTACAGACGCGGAGGCGACTTcggaattattgaaaaaagtcTCGGACACGCTTTCCGGTTCTTCACGGTCACCGGCTGTGGCTCTTATTTCAACGTCGGGCAACGTATCGCCGAAGGAGCAGCAGCAGATTAAGGTGTGCGTTGACGCACCGGGGGAATCGAAGATTCGAATCAATCAGCCCCAAACGATTGCGGACGATAATCTTACGCGGCGCGATGTGACGAACTCGAGCGAAAAAAGTCTTGacgaaaaaacgatcgaatctAACGTTGCCGACGACCCCGGTCGGACGGAGATCGAAGATTCGTTGCGAGATTCCGTGCAGAACGAATCTTTAGCTGCTGCAGAAACTACCGATTGGGAATATCAACTTCCTGAACCACCTACCGCATTCAGGGATACGgaagataatgaaaatcgGAAAGGGAGTTCCACAATTTCGTTGGAAAAACGTTCGGCTGATGTAGAGTCGACGGATTCGGCCGTGAACACTGATACCGAGATTTCCAATAACGCAGTGTCTTCaacgtcggatgaaaaaacgaagtccagaaaaaatgatgaagttTCCGCGACGCGATCTCCGAAAACTTCGACTTCCGTTAATGAGGCAATTAATTCCGACACAAATTTCCAAACTCGTACTCTAGACTCCGCTACTTTGGAACGTGGGCGTGTTTCACGTTCAAGGCCGGTCAAGCCTCTCGGAGATTCTGCAGCGAGAAGGCCGTCCCATGCCGTTTCGACGCCAAGCGTCGCTCCTGTAGATAATCCGCTATCAAATTTCACTATCACGACATACTCCAGGCCAAAAcccgttgaaattttgaacgagATAGAACAGAGAGACGATGAATTGCAGCCAGGAATTTTGGGTCGCAAAGGGTCCGCGGGTCAGACCGAATTGTTTGCTGCCGTTCCACAACAGAATCGCCGTCACACGGCCACCGCAATTTTCGTTACAAAAAATGCGTCTCAATCCTCAAAGACCTACATGACGCTACcgcggaatgaaaaatctgCACAGCCAGAAATTCCTCCGAAGAAAATTGAGCCAGCGGAAGGTGAGGTGATGAAAGAAATTGACGATCAGCAGGTGCAAATCAATAGCGACGCGAATAACACGAATGTTAGTAGATCTAACGTCAGAATTTCCATAGTTACGAAGCCCAGGCCTCGAGCTAATACCCTCACTGATATTGTtctatcgaaaaatcaaactttCGATGTCATAAATGGTAACGAAACAGTCGGGAGCAGCGAAGAACAACGTAAAGATTCCGCCCCGGAAAGTTATGATAAATCCTCTCAGTCGGGGGAAAGTATTTTGAATAAACAGGAGACGCCGGACAAGGAGAAGCAATTGCAGTCTTTAGAG ATCCTAAAGAGCATCTCGCCGCAGTTGGATGACGCCCGGAAAACTTCACGTGACGATGGAATGTCCGAAAATACCGATTCAGTTACTTCCAAAGAAACGAG ATCGCAAAACGACGTAAAAAACGAGCCACCAACGGATGAAAATCCCAAGAATTCTGTACCGGCTACAGTTGAAAATACTAAACCAAGTGAGCCAAAAATGAAGCGATACACATACTCTGGACCTCCAGCTATCGATTTGGGCAGCTGGTCAGAGAGATCGAGGACCAAAGTTCAGATAAAACCGGACAGTGATtacaaatttgagaaaagtaAATCGCCAGAAATTATTACCCCGGCACAAACAACCCCTGCGCCGATAATCAGAGAAAGTCCTTCGAATGCAGGACCCAAAATTGGGACAACGTCTGTGATCATTCAAAACGAGACTCCTACGCCGGTATTCCCGGTACAACCAGTAGGAATAACTGCAgcaaaaaattcacgtttcGAAAGGGATCGCGCTGCAGAGATCGATAATCGCGATAGGAAAGAATCAAATGAGCTGGCTAAAACTCTGATAGCAAGAACAACGGCGACTGGTTTTACGAGGAGACCAGTTTCCGCCGTGTTCGAACCCTCGGGAGTTTCAACCTTGACAAGGTTGAGGAAAAAGGAGCCCGAGGAGGAAAAAGTGGTTGGGGCTCAAGGTCGCCTGCATAATCAGACCCCCGAGAAGGATGAGATCGACAGTACGCCCATAAACTTCAAACAGTTGAAGGAAACCTTCGGCAAAGAGCAGCTCACCAATTCGCAGTCAAGGCCAAATTATGGAACCTACGGTAGGCCAAAATCAGAATATAATACATCGGGATCCGCGGTTCGCAGGGACAGCAACGTCGTCCTGTCGAATGGAGAATCGGAAAAGGTAGCTCCTGTTTCCAATTACTCGACCTTACAACGGATTTCGACGATCGGACCTGCACGCGTTATGAGCGGAGCAGAGAATACCAAAGTTCACGAAAAACCCTCCTCTATTTCGAGtcaagaaaaaaggaatttcgtTGTATCAACGAATCGCTTGGGTTACAATCAAGTATCGGAAGCCACAGGTCCCGGTGGAGTGAGGAGAACGAGCCGGGGGAATTTGATGCCAGTAGTTAAAGGGTTCAAGGTCACGACCCTAGAGGGTGAAGGAGCAGCGACTTTACCAAATAATAAGGATAAACAACCAAATAATTACGGAAGAGTGGCGATCGGCGATATTTCTAACGGTAATTACGTCGCAACGCACAACGGTCTGAAAAAAACAGTCGTCCAAATAAGAGGAGATGATTTTACCAATGGGATTCCTAAACCACCACCAACGATGCCCGTCATCACTGGTGTTACATTAAAAAGCACCAACGCGAATAATTCCAGACCAAAATCAATCGGGGGGCAAGCCGATCCCAGAAGCGAACTGCTCGAGGCCATCAAGGGATTTGGAGGAACCAGTCAGCTGCGACGA GTCCCCCGAAGGAGCATGAACATCAGCGGAattcaaatataa